A stretch of the Papaver somniferum cultivar HN1 chromosome 6, ASM357369v1, whole genome shotgun sequence genome encodes the following:
- the LOC113291738 gene encoding uncharacterized protein LOC113291738, with translation MSKLKRFKICVKKWNWEVFGDLKIKVKETEDEVLKAALLSDAQPEDVTLLNSLVTARGKHELAAQQYNELLRSKSRIKWVKEGGANTDLLVNYFKKKFEHQEVSFEESLFDPIPKVITDEYNALMDALPSAQEIKDVVFLWIQTALLDLMVFQVISSQQGAFIKGRNIQEKIVLASESVNEIDTKRRGSNVGLKLDVTQAFDSMSWEFIFETLKHFGFSQVGINWLKIIFESARISVLVNGGPFGLFEVRRGLRQGDPLSPILFVIAEEVLSRNLTKMIQEGLIQTMVNRNGCHPSHLMFVDDIFIFCNGHKRTLDNLMGLLMRYQAASGQTVNREKSKCFVGGVTE, from the exons ATGAGTAAACTTAAGAGATTCAAAATTTGTGTAAAGAAATGGAACTGGGAGGTCTTTGGAGACTTGAAAATCAAAGTCAAAGAAACCGAAGATGAAGTTTTAAAAGCTGCATTGCTCTCAGATGCTCAACCAGAAGATGTAACTCTGCTTAACAGTCTAGTAACTGCAAGAGGAAAGCATGAATTGGCAGCTCAACAATACAATGAATTACTAAGATCAAAGTCAAGAATAAAATGGGTGAAAGAGGGTGGTGCAAACACAG ATTTATTAGTGAATTATTTTAAGAAGAAATTTGAACATCAGGAAGTTAGTTTTGAAGAAAGTCTTTTTGATCCCATTCCCAAGGTAATAACTGATGAATATAATGCACTCATGGATGCGCTGCCTTCAGCACAAGAGATTAAAGATGTTGTTTTTCTATGGATCCAAACAGCTCTCCTGGACCTGATGGTTTTCCAG GTAATATCTAGCCAGCAAGGTGCTTTCATAAAAGGAAGAAACATCCAAGAGAAAATTGTGCTTGCTTCAGAATCGGTAAATGAAATAGATACCAAAAGAAGAGGTAGCAATGTTGGTTTGAAGTTGGACGTAACTCAAGCCTTTGATTCAATGAGTTGGGAATTCATTTTTGAAACACTAAAGCATTTTGGCTTCTCTCAAGTGGGGATTAATTGGTTGAAGATAATTTTTGAATCTGCAAGGATTTCAGTACTTGTAAATGGAGGGCCATTTGGTTTATTTGAAGTGAGAAGAGGACTCAGACAAGGAGATCCATTATCTCCCATTCTATTTGTGATAGCTGAAGAAGTATTGAGCAGAAACTTAACCAAAATGATTCAAGAAGGCTTAATTCAAACAATGGTTAATAGAAATGGATGTCATCCATCTCACTTAATGTTTGTAGATGACATATTTATATTCTGCAATGGGCACAAAAGAACATTGGATAACTTGATGGGCTTACTAATGAGATATCAAGCTGCATCTGGACAAACAGTTAACAGAGAAAAAAGCAAATGCTTTGTTGGTGGGGTTACTGAATAA